The sequence CACCACCTCGCGATCGTCCTTCAGGCTCAGCTCACGCGCGACCTCTTCGTCGGGCGGACCGACGTGGTAATCGAGTAGCTGCGTGGTCGGCTCCTGGCCTGCCCGCGTCAGATCGTCGTACAGGCTCGTTAGCTCGACGCGCCGGTGTACGGGGTTCTGCACCACCTGGGTGCCGACGCCGCGCTTGCGAACCAGCAGTCCTTTGTCGACGAGTTCCTGGATGGCGCGACGTGTCGTCGGCCGCGACAACGTCAGCCTTTTTGCCAGTGCCAGTTCATTTTCGAACCGATCCCCTGGTGCCAGGTCGCCGTCGCGGATCGCGGCCTCGATCGCCTGGGCAAGCTGATAGTAGAGGGGGACAGGGCTTGACCTGTCGAGCTCCACGGCCAATGGCACGTTGTCTCCGATCTCGGGTCCGATCAGATAACGGTAGCTGAATAGTAGCACCGCATGATTGAAAGTCAGAATGTCAGGACAAAGTATTGACATGCCGGAGTGTCGCAGGGCACAGTCGTACTGACGCCACCACCAACGCCCCGGAGAGCGATCTTGACCAGCATGCAGCCCTACGACGTGCTCGCCATCGGGCGCAGCGGCGTCGACATCTATCCCCTCCAGATCGGCGTCGGCCTCGAGCACGTCGAGTCGTTCGGCAAGTTCCTCGGCGGCAGCGCCGCCAACGTCGCGGTGGCGGCGGCCAGGCTCGGAAACCGGACGGCGCTGATCTCCGGCGTCGGCGACGA is a genomic window of Mycobacterium sp. ITM-2016-00318 containing:
- a CDS encoding GntR family transcriptional regulator, yielding MPLAVELDRSSPVPLYYQLAQAIEAAIRDGDLAPGDRFENELALAKRLTLSRPTTRRAIQELVDKGLLVRKRGVGTQVVQNPVHRRVELTSLYDDLTRAGQEPTTQLLDYHVGPPDEEVARELSLKDDREVVSIHRLRCANGEPLAVMVNHLPVEIAPDAEELESNGLYSSLRARGVHIRLARQRIGARGATRAEAKLLDEKPGAPLLTMARTAFDDSGTAVEFGTHGYRASRYYFDTTLVDR